In Escherichia ruysiae, a genomic segment contains:
- the rcdA gene encoding DNA-binding transcriptional regulator RcdA produces the protein MRRANDPQRREKIIQATLEAVKLYGIHAVTHRKIATLAGVPLGSMTYYFSGIDELLLEAFSSFTEIMSKQYQAFFSDVSDASGACQAITDMIYSSQVATPDNMELMYQLYALASRKPLLKTVMQNWMQRSQQTLEQWFEPGTARALDAFIEGMTLHFVTDRKPLSREDILQMVAQLAGQEIKFRQQKTHQP, from the coding sequence ATGCGTCGCGCTAACGATCCGCAACGGCGAGAAAAAATCATCCAGGCCACGCTGGAGGCGGTGAAACTTTACGGAATACATGCCGTTACACACCGCAAAATCGCTACCCTTGCCGGAGTGCCGTTGGGGTCGATGACCTACTATTTTTCAGGAATTGATGAGCTGCTGCTGGAGGCGTTCAGCAGTTTTACAGAGATAATGTCTAAGCAATATCAGGCATTTTTTAGTGATGTCAGTGATGCTTCAGGCGCCTGCCAGGCCATAACTGACATGATCTACAGCTCGCAGGTTGCAACGCCGGATAACATGGAACTGATGTATCAACTCTACGCATTGGCCAGCCGAAAACCGCTATTAAAAACGGTGATGCAAAACTGGATGCAGCGCAGTCAGCAAACGCTCGAACAATGGTTTGAACCCGGAACCGCCCGCGCGCTGGATGCATTTATTGAAGGGATGACACTGCATTTTGTCACTGACCGTAAGCCGCTATCGCGCGAGGATATTTTGCAGATGGTGGCGCAATTGGCAGGGCAGGAGATAAAATTCAGGCAACAAAAAACCCACCAACCTTGA
- a CDS encoding aspartate:alanine antiporter, with translation MNINVAELLNGNYILLLFVVLALGLCLGKLRLGSIQLGNSIGVLVVSLLLGQQHFSINTDALNLGFMLFIFCVGVEAGPNFFSIFFRDGKNYLMLALVMVGSALLIALGLGKLFGWDIGLTAGMLAGSMTSTPVLVGAGDTLRHSGIESRQLSAALDNLSLGYALTYLIGLVSLIVGARYLPKLQHQDLQTSAQQIARERGLDTDASRKVYLPVIRAYRVGPELVAWADGKNLRELGIYRQTGCYIERIRRNGILANPDGDAVLQMGDEIALVGYPDAHARLDPSFRNGKEVFDRDLLDMRIVTEEVVVKNHNAVGKRLAQLKLTDHGCFLNRVIRSQIEMPIDDNVVLNKGDVLQVSGDARRVKTIADRIGFISIHSQVTDLLAFCAFFVIGLMIGMITFQFSTFSFGMGNAAGLLFAGIMLGFMRANHPTFGYIPQGALSMVKEFGLMVFMAGVGLSAGSGINNGLGAIGGQMLIAGLIVSLVPVVICFLFGAYVLRMNRALLFGAMMGARTCAPAMEIISDTARSNIPALGYAGTYAIANVLLTLAGTIIVMVWPGLG, from the coding sequence GTGAATATAAACGTCGCCGAATTGTTAAATGGGAATTACATTCTGTTATTATTCGTGGTCCTCGCGCTTGGACTATGTCTCGGAAAATTACGACTTGGTTCAATCCAACTGGGTAATTCCATTGGCGTTTTAGTCGTATCACTGTTATTAGGGCAACAACATTTCAGTATTAACACCGACGCGCTTAATCTTGGCTTTATGCTGTTTATTTTCTGCGTCGGGGTCGAAGCCGGACCCAACTTTTTTTCCATTTTTTTCCGCGATGGTAAAAATTACCTAATGTTAGCCCTGGTAATGGTCGGTAGTGCACTGCTGATCGCCTTAGGGCTGGGTAAGTTGTTTGGCTGGGACATCGGCCTGACGGCTGGTATGTTGGCTGGCTCAATGACATCAACACCGGTTTTGGTTGGTGCGGGCGATACCTTACGCCACTCTGGAATAGAAAGCAGGCAACTCTCTGCGGCACTGGATAATTTAAGCCTCGGGTATGCATTAACCTATTTGATTGGCCTGGTGAGTTTGATTGTCGGTGCGCGTTACTTGCCTAAGTTGCAGCATCAGGACTTACAGACCAGCGCCCAGCAAATCGCTCGTGAGCGAGGTCTGGACACCGACGCCAGCCGTAAAGTCTATCTGCCGGTAATTCGCGCCTACCGCGTCGGCCCGGAACTGGTCGCCTGGGCCGACGGCAAAAACTTGCGTGAACTGGGTATTTATCGACAAACAGGTTGCTACATTGAACGTATTCGTCGTAACGGGATTCTGGCAAATCCGGATGGTGACGCCGTGCTACAGATGGGCGATGAAATAGCGTTGGTAGGCTATCCCGACGCCCACGCCCGACTCGATCCCAGCTTCCGTAATGGTAAAGAAGTTTTTGATCGAGACCTTCTCGACATGCGTATCGTCACTGAAGAGGTGGTCGTCAAAAACCATAACGCTGTCGGTAAACGTCTGGCACAACTGAAGCTGACCGATCACGGTTGTTTCCTTAACCGCGTCATTCGCAGCCAGATCGAAATGCCGATCGACGATAACGTGGTGCTTAATAAAGGCGATGTATTGCAGGTGAGCGGCGATGCCCGTCGCGTGAAAACCATCGCCGATCGCATCGGCTTTATCTCGATTCACAGCCAGGTTACTGATCTACTGGCATTCTGCGCGTTCTTTGTCATCGGTCTGATGATCGGGATGATAACCTTCCAGTTCAGCACATTCAGCTTCGGCATGGGTAACGCCGCCGGATTGTTATTCGCTGGTATTATGCTGGGCTTTATGCGAGCGAACCACCCAACCTTCGGCTATATTCCCCAGGGCGCGTTAAGCATGGTGAAAGAGTTCGGTTTGATGGTATTTATGGCGGGCGTTGGTTTAAGTGCCGGCAGCGGCATCAATAACGGCCTGGGCGCGATTGGCGGTCAAATGTTGATTGCCGGGTTAATTGTCAGCCTGGTGCCTGTTGTTATTTGCTTCCTGTTTGGCGCTTACGTGCTGCGCATGAACCGCGCGCTGTTGTTCGGTGCAATGATGGGCGCGCGTACTTGTGCTCCAGCAATGGAGATCATCAGCGACACTGCGCGCAGCAACATTCCGGCATTAGGTTATGCGGGCACTTATGCAATAGCTAACGTGCTGCTGACGTTGGCAGGGACAATCATCGTAATGGTATGGCCAGGACTCGGATAA
- a CDS encoding inner membrane protein YbjM translates to MKHKQHWAGAICCFVLFIVVCLFLATHMKGAFRAAGHPEIGLLFFILPGAVASFFSRRREVLKPLFGAMLAAPCSMLIMRLFFSPSRSFWQELAWLLSAVFWCALGALCFLFISSLFRPQHRKNQ, encoded by the coding sequence GTGAAACATAAACAACATTGGGCGGGGGCAATTTGCTGTTTTGTCCTCTTTATTGTGGTGTGCCTTTTTCTGGCGACACATATGAAGGGAGCTTTTCGGGCTGCCGGGCACCCTGAAATCGGCTTACTGTTTTTCATTCTTCCTGGGGCTGTAGCCAGCTTTTTTTCGCGGCGTAGAGAAGTCCTTAAACCACTGTTTGGCGCAATGCTGGCAGCACCCTGTTCTATGTTAATTATGCGTCTGTTTTTTTCACCATCACGCTCATTCTGGCAGGAGCTGGCGTGGTTGTTGAGTGCCGTCTTCTGGTGTGCGCTGGGCGCGTTATGTTTTTTGTTTATTAGTAGCTTGTTCAGGCCACAACACAGAAAAAATCAATAA
- the grxA gene encoding glutaredoxin 1: MQTVIFGRPGCPYCVRAKDLAEKLSNEHDDFHYQYVDIRAEGITKEDLQQKAGKPVETVPQIFVDQQHIGGYTDFAAWVKENLDA; the protein is encoded by the coding sequence ATGCAAACCGTTATTTTCGGTCGTCCGGGTTGCCCTTACTGCGTGCGTGCCAAAGATTTGGCAGAAAAGTTAAGTAATGAACACGATGATTTTCACTATCAGTATGTGGATATTCGTGCTGAAGGGATCACTAAAGAGGATCTGCAACAGAAAGCTGGCAAGCCGGTAGAAACCGTACCGCAGATTTTTGTCGATCAGCAACACATCGGTGGCTATACCGATTTTGCTGCCTGGGTGAAAGAGAATCTTGACGCCTGA
- a CDS encoding YbjC family protein produces MRAIGKLPKSVLILEFIGMMLLAAALLSISDNFSLPAPFSTPEAQILMIFLGVLLMLPAAVVVILQVAKRLAPQLMNHPLESSRSEREKDNDANH; encoded by the coding sequence ATGCGCGCGATCGGTAAATTGCCTAAAAGCGTGTTGATACTGGAATTTATTGGAATGATGTTACTGGCGGCGGCGCTGCTGTCGATAAGTGACAACTTTTCGCTTCCAGCGCCGTTTTCTACGCCAGAAGCGCAAATTCTGATGATTTTTCTCGGTGTTTTGCTCATGCTTCCCGCTGCGGTGGTGGTTATTCTTCAGGTGGCAAAACGGCTGGCCCCGCAACTGATGAATCATCCACTGGAATCTTCACGTTCAGAAAGAGAAAAAGATAATGACGCCAACCATTGA
- the nfsA gene encoding nitroreductase NfsA — protein MTPTIELICGHRSIRHFTDEPISAEQREAIINSARATSSSSFLQCSSIIRITDPALREALVPLTGGQKHVAQAAEFWVFCADFNRHLQICPDAQLGLAEQLLLGVVDTAMMAQNALTAAESLGLGGVYIGGLRNNIEAVTELLKLPKHVLPLFGLCLGWPADNPDLKPRLPASILVHENSYQPLDKDALAQYDEQLAEYYLTRGSNNRRDTWSDHIRRTIIKESRPFILDYLHKQGWATR, from the coding sequence ATGACGCCAACCATTGAACTTATTTGTGGTCACCGCTCCATTCGCCATTTCACTGATGAACCTATCTCCGCTGAACAGCGTGAGGCGATTATCAACAGCGCCCGTGCGACCTCCAGTTCCAGCTTTTTGCAGTGTAGTAGCATTATTCGCATTACCGACCCCGCATTGCGTGAAGCCCTGGTGCCGCTGACCGGTGGGCAAAAACACGTTGCGCAAGCGGCGGAGTTTTGGGTGTTTTGCGCCGACTTTAACCGTCATTTGCAGATCTGCCCGGATGCTCAACTCGGCCTGGCAGAACAGTTGTTGCTCGGTGTTGTTGATACGGCGATGATGGCGCAAAATGCCTTAACCGCAGCGGAATCGTTGGGGTTGGGCGGTGTATATATTGGCGGCTTGCGCAATAACATTGAAGCGGTGACGGAGCTGCTGAAATTACCAAAGCATGTTCTGCCGCTGTTTGGCCTGTGTCTCGGCTGGCCTGCGGATAACCCGGATCTCAAGCCGCGTTTACCGGCCTCCATTTTGGTGCATGAAAACAGCTATCAACCGCTGGATAAAGACGCACTGGCGCAGTATGACGAGCAACTGGCGGAATATTATCTTACCCGTGGCAGCAATAATCGCCGGGATACCTGGAGCGATCATATTCGCCGGACGATTATCAAAGAAAGCCGTCCTTTTATTCTCGATTATTTGCATAAACAAGGTTGGGCGACGCGCTAA
- the rimK gene encoding 30S ribosomal protein S6--L-glutamate ligase → MKIAILSRDGTLYSCKRLREAAIQRGHLVEILDPLSCYMDINPAASSIHYKGRKLPHFDAVIPRIGTAITFYGTAALRQFEMLGSYPLNESVAIARARDKLRSMQLLARQGIDLPVTGIAHSPDDTSDLIDMVGGAPLVVKLVEGTQGIGVVLAETRQAAESVIDAFRGLNAHILVQEYIKEAQGCDIRCLVVGDEVVAAIERRAKEGDFRSNLHRGGAASIASITPKEREIAIKAARTMALDVAGVDILRANRGPLVMEVNASPGLEGIEKTTGIDIAGKMIRWIERHATAEYCLKTGG, encoded by the coding sequence GTGAAAATTGCCATATTGTCCCGGGATGGAACGCTCTATTCGTGTAAGCGGTTGCGTGAAGCCGCCATACAGCGTGGTCACCTGGTTGAAATTCTCGATCCGCTTTCTTGCTACATGGACATAAATCCTGCGGCGTCTTCCATTCACTACAAAGGCCGTAAGTTACCCCATTTTGATGCAGTGATCCCACGTATTGGCACTGCTATAACCTTTTATGGGACGGCGGCGCTACGCCAGTTCGAAATGCTGGGCAGTTATCCGCTGAATGAATCGGTCGCGATTGCCCGGGCGCGTGACAAATTGCGTTCCATGCAACTGCTGGCGCGTCAGGGCATTGACCTGCCTGTCACGGGGATTGCGCATTCGCCGGATGATACCAGCGACTTAATCGATATGGTCGGTGGTGCGCCGCTGGTAGTTAAGCTGGTCGAAGGCACGCAGGGAATTGGTGTGGTGCTGGCGGAAACGCGCCAGGCGGCAGAAAGCGTGATTGATGCTTTTCGCGGCCTGAACGCCCATATTCTGGTGCAGGAATATATCAAAGAGGCGCAAGGGTGCGATATCCGCTGTCTGGTCGTCGGTGATGAAGTTGTCGCGGCGATTGAACGGCGGGCGAAAGAGGGCGATTTTCGCTCCAATTTGCATCGTGGCGGCGCGGCAAGCATCGCCAGTATCACGCCGAAAGAGCGTGAGATCGCCATCAAAGCCGCGCGAACGATGGCGCTGGATGTTGCCGGTGTGGATATTCTGCGTGCCAATCGCGGACCGTTGGTGATGGAGGTGAATGCGTCGCCGGGGCTGGAAGGAATAGAAAAAACCACCGGTATCGACATTGCGGGTAAAATGATCCGCTGGATCGAACGCCACGCCACGGCAGAATATTGCCTGAAAACGGGTGGTTAG
- a CDS encoding type III secretion system chaperone family protein, giving the protein MTSLVVPGLDTLRQWLDDLGMSFFECDNCQALHLPHMQNFDGVFDAKIDLIDNTILFSAMAEVRPSAVLPLAADLSAINASSLTVKAFLDMQDDNLPKLVVCQSLSVMQGVTYEQFAWFVRQSEEQISMVILEANAHQLLLPTDDEGQNNVTENYFLH; this is encoded by the coding sequence ATGACATCGCTGGTCGTTCCTGGTCTGGATACGTTGCGTCAATGGCTCGATGACCTGGGGATGAGTTTTTTTGAATGTGATAACTGTCAGGCTTTGCATCTGCCCCATATGCAGAATTTCGACGGTGTCTTTGATGCCAAAATCGACCTGATTGATAACACAATCCTGTTTTCTGCCATGGCGGAAGTCAGGCCTTCAGCCGTGTTGCCGCTGGCGGCGGATTTATCAGCCATCAATGCCAGCTCACTGACCGTGAAAGCATTTCTCGATATGCAGGATGATAATCTGCCAAAGCTGGTGGTTTGCCAGTCTTTATCTGTTATGCAGGGCGTAACCTATGAACAGTTTGCATGGTTTGTACGCCAGAGCGAAGAGCAGATTTCAATGGTCATCCTCGAAGCTAATGCCCATCAGCTGCTGTTGCCGACTGACGATGAAGGGCAAAACAACGTTA